From a region of the Pseudomonadota bacterium genome:
- a CDS encoding preprotein translocase subunit SecE gives MNTKVEAEESRFDTVKLGLVLLLLAGGIAAFYYFAEQSLLIRVGGLLVVVAASAAIAYTTDLGRRFWGLAQDSRNEVRKVVWPSRQETVQTTLLVMAMVIVVALILWALDAFLGWGVKQLIGRGG, from the coding sequence ATGAACACCAAGGTCGAAGCTGAAGAGTCCCGGTTCGATACCGTCAAGCTGGGGTTGGTCCTGCTGCTGCTCGCTGGTGGAATAGCAGCCTTTTACTATTTTGCCGAGCAGTCACTGCTGATCCGCGTCGGCGGGCTCCTGGTCGTGGTCGCGGCGAGTGCGGCGATTGCCTACACCACCGATCTCGGACGGCGTTTCTGGGGGTTGGCCCAGGATTCGCGCAATGAGGTGCGCAAGGTGGTATGGCCGAGCCGCCAGGAGACGGTGCAGACAACCCTGCTGGTGATGGCGATGGTCATCGTGGTGGCGCTGATCCTGTGGGCACTCGATGCCTTTTTAGGGTGGGGTGTGAAGCAGTTGATCGGGCGAGGAGGCTGA
- a CDS encoding 50S ribosomal protein L25/general stress protein Ctc — translation MTTDFTLSAELRQDAGKGASRRLRRADRVPAIVYGADKAPTTITLDHDQLLHNLDNEAFYSHILSLEVAGKKEQVILKDLQRHPYKLRVMHVDLQRVSAKEKIRLHVPLHFINESQAPGVREGGLVSHQMPDVEIQCLPKDLPEYIEVDLSSLNLGDTLHLAQLVVPKGVEIYALAHGSAGDEPVASILSRGSAEETDEGEAAEGVDEGEGEGEGEVE, via the coding sequence ATGACAACTGATTTTACGTTGAGCGCCGAGTTGCGCCAGGACGCGGGGAAAGGTGCGAGCCGCCGCCTGCGTCGTGCCGACCGCGTGCCAGCCATCGTTTACGGCGCCGACAAGGCACCGACCACCATCACGCTGGATCACGATCAACTGCTGCACAACCTGGACAATGAGGCCTTCTACTCGCATATCCTCAGTCTCGAGGTGGCGGGCAAGAAGGAGCAGGTCATTCTCAAGGATCTGCAGCGTCACCCCTATAAGCTGCGTGTAATGCATGTGGATCTTCAGCGTGTCAGCGCCAAAGAGAAAATTCGCCTCCACGTGCCGTTGCACTTCATCAACGAGAGCCAGGCGCCCGGCGTGCGTGAGGGTGGTCTGGTTTCGCATCAGATGCCGGATGTCGAAATCCAGTGTCTGCCGAAGGATCTGCCCGAGTACATCGAGGTCGATCTTTCGAGTTTGAATCTGGGTGATACCCTGCACTTGGCACAGCTGGTGGTGCCCAAGGGAGTCGAGATCTATGCTTTGGCCCACGGTTCCGCGGGTGACGAGCCGGTGGCATCAATTCTGAGTCGTGGTAGCGCCGAAGAAACTGACGAAGGAGAGGCCGCCGAGGGTGTGGATGAAGGCGAAGGCGAAGGCGAAGGTGAGGTCGAGTAA
- the tuf gene encoding elongation factor Tu produces MSKGKFERKKPHVNVGTIGHVDHGKTTLTAAITKVMAETHGGEFKAFDQIDNAPEERARGITIATAHVEYESTARHYAHVDCPGHADYVKNMITGAAQMDGAILVCSAADGPMPQTREHILLARQVGVPYIVVFLNKADMVDDAELLELVEMEVRDLLSSYDFPGDDTPIITGSALKALEGDASEIGAPSIIKLVEAMDSYIPEPQREVEKPFLMPIEDVFSISGRGTVVTGRVERGVVKVGEEVEIVGIRDTTKTIVTGVEMFRKLLDQGQAGDNVGVLLRGTKRDDVERGQVLCKPGSITPHTKFEAEVYILSKEEGGRHTPFFNGYRPQFYFRTTDVTGACDLPEGVEMVMPGDNVKMTVSLIAPIAMEDGLRFAIREGGRTVGAGVVAKIIE; encoded by the coding sequence ATGTCCAAAGGAAAATTCGAACGTAAGAAGCCGCATGTGAATGTGGGGACGATAGGTCACGTAGACCATGGTAAGACGACGCTGACGGCGGCGATTACCAAGGTGATGGCGGAGACGCACGGCGGCGAGTTCAAGGCGTTTGACCAGATTGACAACGCCCCGGAAGAGCGGGCACGCGGGATCACGATTGCGACGGCCCACGTGGAGTACGAATCGACCGCGCGTCACTACGCGCACGTTGACTGTCCGGGGCACGCGGACTACGTGAAGAACATGATCACGGGTGCGGCGCAGATGGACGGAGCGATTTTGGTGTGTTCGGCCGCGGATGGTCCGATGCCGCAGACGCGCGAGCACATTCTGCTGGCCCGTCAGGTGGGCGTACCCTACATCGTGGTGTTTTTGAACAAGGCCGACATGGTTGACGATGCCGAGTTGCTGGAGCTGGTGGAGATGGAAGTGCGTGATCTGCTCTCGAGCTACGATTTTCCGGGTGACGACACCCCGATCATCACCGGTTCGGCGCTCAAGGCGCTGGAGGGTGACGCGAGCGAGATCGGCGCCCCGTCGATCATCAAGCTGGTCGAGGCGATGGACTCCTACATACCGGAGCCGCAGCGCGAGGTTGAGAAGCCGTTCCTGATGCCGATCGAGGATGTGTTCTCGATCTCGGGTCGCGGCACGGTGGTGACCGGGCGCGTCGAGCGCGGGGTGGTGAAGGTTGGCGAGGAGGTTGAGATTGTCGGCATCCGCGACACCACCAAGACCATCGTCACCGGGGTGGAGATGTTTCGCAAGCTGCTCGATCAGGGGCAGGCGGGCGACAACGTGGGCGTGCTGCTGCGCGGGACCAAGCGCGACGATGTGGAGCGCGGGCAGGTGCTGTGCAAGCCCGGATCGATCACCCCGCACACCAAGTTTGAGGCCGAAGTCTACATTCTGTCGAAGGAGGAGGGTGGTCGTCACACGCCGTTCTTCAACGGCTACCGTCCGCAGTTTTATTTTCGCACGACCGACGTGACCGGTGCCTGTGATCTGCCCGAGGGGGTGGAGATGGTGATGCCGGGGGACAACGTGAAGATGACGGTGTCGCTGATCGCGCCGATTGCGATGGAGGACGGACTACGTTTTGCGATTCGCGAAGGTGGCCGAACGGTCGGCGCCGGCGTCGTCGCTAAGATTATCGAGTAA
- a CDS encoding aminoacyl-tRNA hydrolase, whose protein sequence is MAIELIVGLGNPGSEYRDTRHNAGFWWLDDVVRLSDANMRPEARFHGETARASVHGHAVRLLKPTTYMNRSGQSVAALTGFYRIPLESILVVHDEIDLEPGIVRLKQGGGHGGHNGLRDIIAALGSKEFYRLRLGVGHPGHSDDVVDYVLRKPRSEEKQEIERAMDKALRWLPEIVAGQMQRAMTGLHTPD, encoded by the coding sequence TTGGCCATTGAGTTAATCGTCGGACTCGGAAACCCCGGTAGCGAATACCGGGACACTCGCCACAATGCCGGCTTCTGGTGGCTCGACGATGTAGTCCGATTGAGTGACGCAAACATGCGCCCGGAAGCACGGTTTCATGGTGAAACGGCACGCGCCTCGGTACATGGTCACGCTGTCCGCTTGTTGAAACCGACCACCTATATGAACCGCAGCGGCCAGTCAGTTGCAGCGCTGACTGGTTTTTATCGCATTCCGCTCGAATCGATTCTTGTGGTGCACGACGAAATTGATCTGGAGCCGGGTATCGTCAGGCTCAAGCAGGGCGGTGGGCACGGTGGACACAACGGATTGCGTGACATCATCGCCGCATTGGGGAGCAAGGAATTCTACCGCTTGCGACTGGGTGTCGGTCATCCCGGGCACAGCGACGATGTGGTCGACTACGTGTTGCGTAAGCCCCGCTCGGAAGAGAAGCAGGAGATCGAGCGTGCGATGGACAAGGCGCTACGCTGGTTGCCGGAGATAGTTGCAGGTCAGATGCAACGCGCGATGACGGGGTTGCACACGCCCGATTAG
- a CDS encoding ribose-phosphate diphosphokinase: MMVFSGNANPDLARAVTSHLNLPLGKGVVSRFSDGEIMVEIMESVRGQDVFIIQPTCAPTNDNLMELLLMADAARRASASRLTAVIPYLGYSRQDRRPRSVKVPISAKMVANMICRVGFDRVLTVDLHSDQIQGFFDIPVDNVYSSPILLGDIWRQKHPNLIVVSPDVGGVVRARAIAKRLDDADLAIIDKRRPRANESEIMHIIGDVKGRSCVIVDDLVDTAGTLCNAAKALKERGALKVVAYCTHPVLSGKAISNIENSVLDELVVTDTIPLQGAAHECPRIRQLSIAGMLAETIRRISQDESVSSMYMD, translated from the coding sequence ATGATGGTTTTCTCCGGTAACGCCAATCCCGATCTGGCGCGCGCGGTTACCAGCCACCTTAATCTGCCCCTGGGCAAGGGGGTGGTCAGCCGGTTCAGTGACGGCGAGATCATGGTCGAGATCATGGAGAGTGTGCGTGGCCAGGATGTGTTTATCATTCAACCCACCTGTGCGCCGACCAATGACAACCTGATGGAACTGCTGTTGATGGCGGATGCGGCGCGCCGCGCATCGGCCTCGCGGTTGACGGCGGTGATCCCCTATCTCGGCTATTCGCGCCAGGACCGGCGGCCACGCTCGGTAAAGGTGCCGATCTCGGCAAAAATGGTTGCCAACATGATCTGCAGGGTGGGTTTCGACAGGGTGTTGACGGTGGATTTGCACTCCGACCAGATCCAGGGGTTTTTCGATATACCCGTGGACAACGTCTACTCATCCCCCATTCTGTTGGGCGATATCTGGCGTCAGAAGCACCCGAATTTGATCGTGGTTTCGCCGGATGTGGGTGGTGTGGTGCGCGCCCGGGCGATCGCCAAGCGCCTCGATGATGCCGATCTGGCCATCATCGACAAACGTCGTCCGCGTGCCAACGAGTCTGAGATTATGCACATCATCGGCGATGTGAAAGGTCGCAGCTGCGTGATCGTGGACGACCTGGTCGATACTGCGGGTACGCTGTGCAACGCCGCCAAGGCCTTGAAAGAGCGCGGCGCATTGAAAGTGGTGGCGTACTGTACGCACCCGGTACTGTCGGGCAAGGCGATCTCCAATATCGAAAACTCGGTGCTGGATGAGCTGGTGGTGACCGATACCATCCCGTTGCAGGGTGCTGCGCATGAGTGCCCCCGCATTCGTCAGTTGAGCATCGCCGGAATGCTGGCCGAGACCATACGCCGCATCTCGCAAGACGAATCGGTCAGTTCGATGTATATGGATTAA
- a CDS encoding 4-(cytidine 5'-diphospho)-2-C-methyl-D-erythritol kinase, translating into MLHVTGRRTDGYHELQTVFQFLDFGDSLTFTLREDEQVRRVSEIGAVPAAQDLVVRAARLLQAQTGYRCGVDIAIEKRIPMGGGLGGGSSDAATTLVALNTLWKLGLGVDALARLGLQLGADVPVFVRGSAAWAEGVGDQLQVIDLPEPWYLVISPDCSVSTAAVFADPELTRDTVPIKIADFLSAGGRNDCEAVVRARYPAVAAALDWLDQYAVARLTGTGSSVFASFADKRSAADLLAHLPPAWQGFVAKGCNRSALLDRLAG; encoded by the coding sequence ATGCTGCATGTTACGGGGCGGCGTACCGATGGTTACCATGAGTTGCAGACCGTATTTCAGTTCCTCGATTTTGGTGACTCTCTAACCTTTACGCTGCGCGAAGATGAACAGGTGCGCAGGGTCTCTGAAATCGGTGCTGTTCCCGCCGCCCAGGATCTCGTTGTTCGCGCCGCACGACTACTGCAGGCCCAGACCGGGTATCGATGCGGTGTGGACATCGCCATTGAAAAGCGCATTCCGATGGGGGGCGGGTTGGGCGGGGGCAGCTCGGACGCTGCGACCACCCTGGTGGCTTTGAACACGCTCTGGAAGCTGGGGCTTGGAGTTGACGCGTTGGCCCGATTGGGCCTGCAACTTGGGGCGGATGTCCCCGTCTTTGTGCGGGGGTCTGCCGCCTGGGCGGAAGGTGTTGGCGATCAGCTGCAAGTCATTGATCTGCCTGAACCTTGGTATTTGGTGATTTCTCCTGATTGTTCCGTGTCTACCGCTGCTGTTTTCGCGGATCCAGAATTGACACGGGATACGGTGCCAATCAAAATAGCCGACTTTCTTTCGGCCGGCGGCCGGAACGACTGTGAGGCAGTCGTTCGCGCCCGTTACCCGGCGGTGGCCGCGGCGCTGGATTGGCTCGATCAATACGCGGTAGCGCGGCTCACAGGGACGGGCAGCAGTGTCTTTGCCTCATTCGCCGACAAGCGCTCAGCCGCAGACCTGCTGGCGCATCTGCCACCGGCCTGGCAGGGTTTCGTCGCCAAAGGCTGTAATCGATCGGCGTTGCTGGACCGGTTGGCGGGCTAG
- a CDS encoding cystathionine gamma-synthase produces the protein MTDELNQTGLATRCVHAGELDDAHGSPHSPIYTSTTFAFDSTQAVLDVVEGRTTGSLYTRYGLNPTIRSLETKLAALEGAEAAWAFSSGMAAETALFLTHGRAGIVCIGDAYGGTLELIGEQLPLLGITTHLILGSELERLDGLLGEGARLVFLETPTNPTLEILDIAALAEQVHAHGALLAVDNTFASPVNQQPLALGADLVVHSATKYLGGHSDLTMGALMGPAELLAPVWGWRKNLGSMPAPETCNLLARSLRTLVPRVRQQNASAQAVAEAMARHPRIRRVLYPGLPAFPGHALAARQMSGFGGMLTLELATDFAGTAAFADRLQLFTLAASLGGAESLATQPVTTTHHGLSPAERQRRGISDAMVRLSVGLEDVADLIADLELALAS, from the coding sequence ATGACCGATGAACTCAACCAAACCGGCCTGGCGACGCGCTGCGTGCATGCGGGCGAGCTGGACGACGCCCACGGCAGTCCGCACTCGCCGATCTACACCAGCACCACCTTCGCCTTCGATTCCACCCAGGCAGTACTCGATGTGGTCGAGGGGCGCACCACGGGCAGCCTCTACACGCGGTATGGTCTTAACCCGACAATACGCAGTCTCGAAACCAAGCTTGCCGCCCTGGAAGGGGCGGAAGCGGCCTGGGCATTTTCTTCCGGCATGGCGGCCGAGACGGCACTGTTCCTCACTCATGGCCGCGCCGGCATCGTCTGCATCGGCGACGCCTACGGCGGGACGCTGGAGCTGATCGGCGAACAGCTGCCGCTGCTCGGGATCACCACCCACCTGATCCTGGGTTCCGAGCTGGAGCGGCTCGATGGCCTGCTCGGGGAAGGGGCGCGGCTGGTTTTTCTGGAAACGCCCACCAATCCGACGCTGGAGATACTCGACATTGCCGCCCTGGCCGAACAGGTTCACGCCCATGGCGCGCTGCTGGCGGTGGATAACACCTTCGCCTCGCCGGTCAACCAGCAGCCCCTGGCGCTGGGGGCGGATCTGGTGGTGCACAGCGCCACTAAGTACCTCGGCGGTCACAGCGACCTCACCATGGGCGCGCTGATGGGCCCGGCTGAACTGCTGGCGCCGGTGTGGGGGTGGCGCAAGAATCTCGGTTCCATGCCGGCCCCCGAGACCTGCAATCTGCTGGCGCGCAGCCTGCGTACGCTGGTGCCGCGGGTGCGCCAGCAGAATGCCTCCGCCCAGGCGGTCGCTGAGGCGATGGCGCGGCACCCACGCATCCGCCGTGTGCTCTATCCAGGCCTGCCGGCGTTCCCTGGGCACGCCCTGGCCGCGCGGCAGATGTCGGGTTTCGGCGGGATGCTAACCCTGGAGTTGGCCACTGACTTTGCCGGAACCGCCGCCTTCGCCGATCGGCTGCAGCTCTTTACTCTTGCCGCCAGTCTCGGTGGCGCGGAGAGCCTCGCCACCCAACCGGTGACCACCACTCACCATGGGCTGTCGCCCGCGGAGCGCCAGCGTCGCGGTATCTCCGACGCGATGGTGCGACTCTCGGTGGGATTGGAAGACGTCGCCGATCTCATCGCCGATCTGGAGCTGGCGCTAGCGTCATGA
- a CDS encoding glutamyl-tRNA reductase: MPLLTIGINHTSAPVALREQIAFAPERMADALRELTGVGPVNEAAIISTCNRTELYCGLENLDDTAVIDWLSRYHSLSRAEIEPFLYRHPDSEAVRHILRVASGLDSMILGEPQILGQVKDAYRTASNAGTLGRLLGKLFQHTFSVAKQVRTDTSIGTSAVSVAFAAVSLAKQIFGDMSRQTALLIGAGETIELVARHLHENQIGRMIVANRTAERAHRLAAQFDGYAIALKEMPTHLPEADIVISSTASQLPILGKGAAERAIKQRKHRPILMVDIAVPRDIEPEVGELDDVYLYTVDDLQEVIEENLRSRREAAKQAEEIIDVQTSQFMNWLRSLGAIATICTYRDNADAVRQEVLNAAMRRLQRGNDPALVLQWLAHSLTNKLIHAPSTRLREAGMDGQDELLEAARELFRLKR, from the coding sequence ATGCCGCTGTTAACCATAGGAATCAACCACACCTCCGCCCCGGTCGCGCTGCGCGAACAGATCGCCTTTGCGCCGGAACGTATGGCGGATGCGTTGCGTGAACTGACGGGTGTCGGGCCGGTCAACGAGGCGGCGATCATATCCACCTGCAACCGCACCGAACTCTACTGCGGGCTGGAAAATCTCGACGACACAGCCGTCATCGACTGGCTGTCACGCTACCATTCGCTTTCGCGCGCCGAAATCGAGCCGTTTCTCTATCGCCACCCCGACAGCGAGGCAGTGCGTCACATCCTGCGCGTGGCAAGCGGCCTCGACTCGATGATCCTCGGCGAACCGCAAATCCTCGGCCAGGTCAAAGACGCCTATCGCACGGCCAGTAATGCCGGCACCCTGGGAAGGCTGCTCGGCAAGCTCTTCCAGCACACCTTTTCAGTCGCCAAGCAGGTCCGAACCGATACCTCCATCGGTACCAGCGCCGTCTCCGTAGCCTTTGCGGCGGTGAGCCTCGCCAAACAGATATTCGGCGACATGAGCCGTCAGACCGCGCTGCTGATCGGCGCCGGAGAGACGATCGAACTGGTGGCGCGTCACCTGCACGAGAACCAGATCGGTCGCATGATCGTCGCCAATCGCACCGCCGAACGCGCCCACCGACTCGCGGCACAATTCGATGGCTATGCGATTGCACTCAAGGAGATGCCTACGCACCTCCCGGAAGCCGACATCGTCATCTCTTCCACGGCGAGTCAGTTGCCCATCCTCGGCAAAGGTGCTGCGGAGCGCGCCATCAAACAGCGCAAACACCGACCCATCCTCATGGTGGATATCGCGGTACCTCGTGACATCGAACCCGAGGTTGGCGAACTGGACGATGTCTACCTCTACACCGTCGATGACCTCCAGGAAGTCATCGAGGAGAACCTGCGTTCACGGCGTGAGGCGGCGAAGCAGGCCGAGGAGATTATCGATGTACAGACTTCGCAGTTTATGAATTGGTTGCGCTCGCTAGGGGCAATCGCAACGATTTGCACCTATCGCGACAATGCCGATGCGGTCCGCCAGGAGGTGTTGAACGCGGCTATGCGGCGACTGCAACGTGGTAACGATCCGGCCCTCGTCCTCCAGTGGCTGGCGCATTCACTGACCAACAAGCTGATTCACGCGCCCAGCACGCGTCTGCGCGAGGCGGGTATGGATGGACAGGATGAACTACTGGAAGCCGCCCGCGAACTTTTCCGGCTCAAGCGTTAG
- the lolB gene encoding outer membrane lipoprotein LolB produces MRIPSTGLLLVLLAGCAATPLPPPAMPAEQAWLQRETELRLLESWTLSGRLAISNGDEAWNASLYWSQHPEGYEISVVAPLGGGSLQLRGGAGGVVLQTSDDGLYQAQDPDALILEVLGLQIPVSGLRYWVLGMPQSGVARTISLDPWGRLAELQQADWRVEFLRYRETNGGSLPDKLFMRNEHFEVRLVISDWELPALPLPAQARR; encoded by the coding sequence ATGCGAATACCGAGCACTGGCCTGCTGCTGGTCCTGCTGGCGGGCTGCGCCGCAACGCCGCTACCACCGCCAGCCATGCCCGCCGAGCAGGCATGGCTGCAGCGCGAGACCGAGCTGCGCTTGCTGGAGAGCTGGACCTTGAGCGGTCGTCTGGCAATCAGTAATGGGGATGAGGCCTGGAATGCGAGCCTGTATTGGTCACAACACCCCGAGGGTTACGAGATTTCAGTTGTCGCACCCCTGGGCGGCGGAAGTTTGCAGCTGCGCGGTGGTGCCGGGGGCGTGGTGCTGCAAACGTCTGATGATGGGTTGTATCAGGCGCAAGACCCCGATGCACTGATTCTGGAGGTGTTGGGTCTGCAGATTCCTGTTTCGGGGCTGCGCTACTGGGTGCTGGGTATGCCGCAATCAGGTGTTGCACGGACAATCAGTCTGGACCCCTGGGGGCGACTGGCGGAGCTGCAGCAGGCGGATTGGCGAGTTGAGTTCCTCCGCTATCGCGAAACCAACGGCGGCAGCCTCCCCGACAAACTGTTCATGCGCAACGAGCATTTCGAGGTGCGGCTGGTGATCAGTGACTGGGAATTACCTGCCTTGCCCCTGCCCGCCCAGGCAAGGCGCTAG
- a CDS encoding transcription termination/antitermination protein NusG — MTKRWYVVHAYSGFENQVKKSLLEGIKRTGMEDSFGEILVPTEEVVEMRGGQQRKSERKFFPGYVLVQMEMNDQAWHLVKDTPRVMGFIGGTSDRPAPISDKEADAILQRVQDGVEKPRPKVLFEPGEVVRVTDGPFADFTGVVEEVNYEKSRLRVAVLIFGRSTPVELEFGQIEKG; from the coding sequence ATGACCAAACGGTGGTATGTGGTTCACGCCTACTCCGGGTTCGAGAACCAGGTGAAGAAATCGCTGCTGGAAGGCATCAAGCGCACCGGCATGGAAGACTCGTTCGGTGAGATCCTGGTGCCCACCGAGGAAGTGGTGGAGATGCGCGGTGGTCAGCAGCGCAAGAGTGAGCGCAAATTCTTCCCCGGCTATGTGCTGGTGCAGATGGAGATGAACGATCAGGCCTGGCATTTGGTCAAGGATACGCCGCGCGTCATGGGTTTTATCGGCGGTACCAGCGATCGCCCGGCACCGATCTCCGACAAGGAGGCCGATGCGATTTTGCAACGTGTCCAGGACGGTGTCGAAAAGCCGCGGCCCAAGGTGCTTTTCGAGCCGGGCGAGGTGGTCCGTGTAACGGATGGCCCCTTTGCCGATTTCACGGGCGTGGTCGAAGAGGTCAATTACGAGAAGAGCCGCCTGCGGGTGGCGGTATTGATTTTTGGTCGCTCAACACCAGTCGAACTGGAGTTCGGTCAGATCGAGAAGGGGTAG
- the rplK gene encoding 50S ribosomal protein L11, with translation MAKKVQAYIKLQVKAGQANPSPPVGPALGQHGVNIMEFCKAFNAQTQNLEAGLPTPVVITVYSDRSFTFITKTPPASVLLKKALGLQSGSAVPNRDKVGKATREQLEEIAKIKMPDLNANDLDAAVRIIAGSARSMGIDTEVV, from the coding sequence ATGGCAAAGAAAGTTCAGGCTTATATTAAGCTGCAGGTCAAGGCCGGTCAGGCCAACCCCAGCCCACCGGTCGGACCGGCACTGGGTCAGCACGGCGTCAACATCATGGAGTTCTGTAAGGCTTTCAACGCTCAGACGCAGAACCTGGAGGCGGGATTGCCTACGCCTGTGGTGATTACGGTCTACAGTGATCGCAGTTTTACCTTTATCACCAAAACGCCACCCGCCTCGGTCCTGCTCAAAAAGGCGCTGGGACTTCAGAGTGGATCCGCCGTGCCCAATCGTGACAAGGTCGGCAAGGCGACGCGCGAGCAGTTGGAGGAGATCGCCAAGATCAAGATGCCGGATCTCAACGCCAACGATCTGGATGCCGCCGTGCGTATCATCGCCGGCAGTGCGCGCAGCATGGGCATTGATACGGAGGTGGTATAA
- a CDS encoding sterol desaturase family protein: MSDFLIHYESWVRLSVFFGVFAVMASWELLAPRRQLTVGKAGRWASNIGIVVLNTVLLRLLFPAAAVGMALAAEQGGWGLLNHYAVPPLLAFAGSVVLLDFAIYMQHVMFHAVPALWRLHRVHHADLDFDVTTGARFHPLEIILSMLIKFAVIAVLGPPAAAVVAFEIVLNATAMFNHSNARLPLVIDRLLRMVVVTPDMHRVHHSIEDDETNSNFGFNLPWWDRLFGTYRAQPRGGHEGMIIGIRTFRDPRQCDRLSAMLWLPFAAPVTEYAINRRQWGGKDERS; encoded by the coding sequence ATGTCCGATTTTCTGATTCACTACGAGAGCTGGGTTCGTTTGAGCGTCTTTTTTGGCGTTTTCGCGGTCATGGCGTCCTGGGAACTACTAGCCCCGCGCCGCCAACTCACGGTGGGCAAGGCCGGTCGCTGGGCGAGCAATATCGGTATTGTGGTGCTCAATACGGTGCTGTTGCGTCTGCTCTTTCCCGCTGCTGCGGTCGGCATGGCGTTGGCGGCGGAACAGGGCGGGTGGGGATTGTTGAATCACTACGCGGTTCCCCCGTTGCTGGCCTTCGCGGGCTCGGTCGTGCTCCTCGATTTCGCCATCTATATGCAGCATGTGATGTTTCATGCGGTGCCGGCACTGTGGCGGCTGCATCGCGTGCATCACGCTGATCTCGATTTCGATGTCACCACCGGTGCACGCTTCCACCCGCTAGAGATCATCCTCTCGATGCTCATCAAGTTCGCAGTGATCGCAGTGTTGGGCCCCCCCGCGGCCGCGGTAGTCGCATTTGAGATCGTGCTCAACGCCACGGCAATGTTCAATCACTCGAATGCGCGTTTGCCATTGGTGATCGACCGACTGCTGCGCATGGTGGTAGTCACCCCGGATATGCACCGCGTCCACCACTCTATCGAGGATGACGAGACCAACAGCAATTTCGGATTCAACCTGCCGTGGTGGGATAGGTTGTTTGGAACATATCGCGCCCAGCCGCGCGGCGGGCATGAGGGGATGATCATCGGTATCCGCACCTTCCGCGATCCGCGGCAGTGCGACCGATTGTCTGCCATGCTGTGGTTGCCGTTCGCAGCGCCGGTGACAGAGTACGCCATCAACCGCCGTCAGTGGGGTGGGAAGGATGAGCGTTCGTAG
- the prfA gene encoding peptide chain release factor 1, protein MKPSIRNKLESLSERYEEVAALLADPDVIGDQTQFRNLSIEYAQIDPVVACFRNYRAANQAQESAQTMRKDPDPEIRALAEEELQTAQQKIESLERELQILLLPSDPNDNCNVFLEIRAGTGGAEAALFAGDLYRMYTRYAEERGWRTEIISASAAEHGGYKEVILRVSGDQVYARLKFESGAHRVQRVPETESQGRIHTSACTVAVLPEPDEIDQVEINPAELRIDTYRSSGAGGQHVNTTDSAVRVTHLPTGIVVECQDERSQHKNRARAMTLLQAKLLDSERDKQATEQSEARRKLVGSGDRSERIRTYNFPQGRVTDHRINLTLYKLDEIIEGDLDPVIDPLTNEYQADLLAALGE, encoded by the coding sequence ATGAAACCGTCTATCCGCAACAAGCTGGAGTCGCTGTCCGAGCGCTATGAAGAAGTAGCGGCATTGTTGGCCGACCCCGATGTGATCGGCGATCAAACCCAGTTCCGCAACCTCTCTATCGAGTACGCGCAAATCGATCCCGTGGTGGCCTGTTTCCGCAACTATCGTGCCGCCAACCAGGCACAGGAATCGGCGCAGACAATGCGCAAGGATCCCGATCCCGAGATCCGCGCCCTGGCGGAGGAGGAGCTGCAGACGGCCCAACAGAAGATCGAGTCGCTGGAGCGCGAATTGCAGATTCTCCTGCTGCCCTCCGATCCCAACGACAACTGCAACGTCTTTCTTGAGATCCGCGCAGGCACGGGCGGCGCCGAGGCGGCGCTGTTTGCCGGCGACCTCTACCGCATGTATACCCGCTATGCCGAGGAACGCGGCTGGCGCACCGAGATTATCAGTGCCAGTGCTGCCGAGCACGGCGGGTACAAGGAGGTGATCCTGCGGGTATCCGGCGACCAGGTCTACGCCCGGCTCAAGTTCGAATCGGGAGCGCATCGTGTTCAGCGGGTACCCGAAACGGAATCGCAGGGTCGAATCCATACGTCGGCATGCACCGTTGCGGTGCTGCCCGAGCCGGACGAGATCGACCAGGTCGAGATCAATCCTGCCGAGTTGAGGATCGACACCTACCGCTCATCCGGCGCCGGCGGCCAGCACGTCAACACCACCGATTCGGCGGTGCGTGTCACCCACCTGCCCACCGGCATTGTGGTCGAGTGCCAGGATGAACGCTCGCAGCATAAAAACCGCGCTCGGGCCATGACGCTGCTGCAAGCGAAACTGCTCGACAGCGAACGGGACAAGCAGGCCACGGAGCAGAGCGAGGCCCGCCGCAAACTGGTGGGCAGCGGCGACCGCTCGGAGCGCATCCGCACCTATAATTTCCCCCAGGGACGTGTGACCGACCATCGCATCAATCTGACCCTTTACAAACTCGACGAGATCATTGAGGGGGATCTCGACCCCGTCATCGATCCTTTGACCAACGAGTATCAGGCGGACCTGCTGGCCGCGCTGGGAGAATGA